From the genome of Vicia villosa cultivar HV-30 ecotype Madison, WI unplaced genomic scaffold, Vvil1.0 ctg.000106F_1_1, whole genome shotgun sequence:
GATTACCATCAACGTCTTTTGCACTTAGAAATAGAATAGTAGCAAAAATCATAGCATAAACAAATTTCAGAGTTAtactcatatttctctctctttaaaTATAACAAATGAGTATGATAAGATCACTTTATAATGTAGAAAACTCATACTCTAAAACCAATTAAATAGGTTAGCTATTAAGAAGTTATAAGAAGCAATTTCCAATATTAGAGTCATCATCAAATGTCTCTTAACTCGATCAACATGCATGTGTTTATGCCTTTAGCACACTTAGTAAAGGTGTAGTATAAAAACTtcctaattattataatttattcatgtttaataaattttttaatcttTGATTATAGAAAGGGgcaaaactttaaaataatagtTTGACAATGGAAACCGACGTAGTATCAACATAGTTTTGCAGAAACTGTTTTTATAGTTGTATGATTTTTTTTCTACATTCTTATTTTCATTCTCACCAACTCTTGATtcatagattaaaaaaaatatattgctatattttttttataaggaaGATTCAATGAAAGTTAACATTAGAGGTATTCGAAACCGCTAAAAAAAGTCAAGAATAAAACCTAGAAAGTAAAATTTCTCACCAACTAAAATTTATCCTAAATTATTTACCGGatttttacaaaaatcataaaagtTATATTTGAATAAGAAAATATTACCTACGCACTATCACTTCCAAGCCTTCAAATTAATGTTCCACCCAAAATCTGAACTACACGATTTAACACCGTTGAAAAATATATCGATCTTATATCTCCAATTACACAACAAAATCGTTAACATATACCACTGGCTTTGTCTTTCAAAACCCCCACCTTACCACATTCCCGCTTCCACCAAGCCAAGTTGTCAGAAATATTAACTCCTAAATTCAATTTTAAACCCAACCAATTAATAACGTCAAACCAGATTTGCCTAGTAAAGCCACAGTTAAGGAACAAGTGCTGCAGATCTTTATCTTCCTCAGTACACAAAACACAGCTTAAATCTAGAATTGCGCATCTTTTTATCAACAAGACCTTTGAAGGCAATCTATCGATAATACATCTCCACCCGAACGCCTTTTTTCTAAAAGGAACATTAGACTGTCAAACAGTAACCAAACTATCCTTAATCGTATCTGAAATAGCCAGGAAATTACGTAACCTGGAGAGAAAAGAATAGCCACTCCTTGTTGTATAACCCACCTGTTTATCTTGCAACCATACCATCATATCAGTTTCGCAAGAGGAAGGGGTAATATTCACAAGCATTCAACGTAATTCCTGCAACTCCTGCATCAGCGCATAATCGATAGTATCGATCCCGAAGTTGCCCCTCCCCAACCTAAGCCGCTCCACGCAACCATATTGTCTACACTCCCTCATTTCTCCACACTCACAACAAATAAACCAGGGAATAAACCCATCAAATTTCCCTCCGACATCCATTTTGTACTCCATAAGAGAATTAACCTTCCGTCGCCCAAACAATACTCGTAATTACCTGTCAAGACAATAGAAGGAAATTTAAACTCGAAGTTCAGCAAGTCCGCCCACCAACTTGACCTAGAATGAACCTTCTACCGAGTACCAACTATTAAAATTAAGTGTCTCAAATTGTCGTATCTCGCAGTCAAGACTTACACCTAAAGAGCATTAGATCCCTGCAAGATCTTCCATAACCATTTAAACAATAGGGCCGCATTAAAATCCTTGAAGCTCTTGAACCCCAAGCCACCATTCTCCTTTGATAAACATAAAAGATTCCACCTAACCcaaataattttcctctttacaTCTTTGCTGCCCCACATAAAATTATTCTAAATCTTCTCAATCACCTTATAAACACAATTCGGCGCCTTAAAAAAAGAAAGCTGGAAGATTGAAAGGCTCGAAAGAACCGATCTAATCAAAGAAATTCTACCACCTAAAGATAATATCCTTCCTTTCCATGAGCCTAATATGTCTTTAATTTCTTCAACAGAGGATCCCACCACGTGACAGAGTTATGATTAGCACCAATTTGGAAACCAAGAATATCAAAAGGCTTGTTTTCCATGTTACAATTTAGAAAACTAGCAGCTGCCAACATAAAATGGTAAATTAAATTAATCCATATGATCCCGCTCTTGTGAAAATTGACACACAAACCCGTAAAAACCTCGAAACTTCTTAACACCGCCTTAAGCGCCCACACCTGCTGCTAGTTGTCGTTACCTAACAAAAGAGTATCGTCAGCAAATTGTAAAATGCTCACACCACAATTCCCTTCAAATTTGAAAGCTGAAAAAACATCAAACTCGACCTCCTTCCTAACTAACACTCCCAAGCCTTCTCCAATGATAACAAACAAAAACGGTGAAATAGGATCTCCCTGCCTAAGCCTTCTACAAACCCTAAAGTCTTTCGTAGGACTTCTGTTAACTAGGACCGACATCCAACTATTACAAaccaaagcctccatccacttcACTCAAAGCTCCCCGAACCCCATTCTCCTCAGCATAAATCTAAGAAAACCCCTATTAACTCTGTCATACACTTTTGCAAAATCAACCTTAAACATTAAATAACCCTTATTCTCCTTCGTGTCATAGTCGACAATCTCGTTAGCTACTAAAACACCGTCTAGAAGGTTCCTACTAGGAACAAAAGCGCTTTGAGATTCCGAAATAATAGATCCCAAAACCCTCTTTAGCCTAGTGGCTAACAGCTTGGGCAAAGCTTTGTAAAGACATCCCACCAAGAATATGAGCCTATAATCGTCGAGACTCTTTGGACAATCCCTCTTAGGAATCAGAGTAATGAAAGATGATAAAATCGTCTTAGATGGAACACCATAAGCATAAGTCATTGAAGAAAGATATGAAGTCCTCCTTCATAAAATTCCTACACTTTCttatgaagaaaaaattaaacCTATCCAGTCCCGGGCTCCTAGACCCTTCACAACCCCAAACTGCCACTTTTATCTCTTCCTCCTCCGAAAAGTGAACTTCCAAATCTCTCTTGTCAGCAATTGATATTGACTTAAAATGGATTTCCTCTAACAAAGGACGCTCCGAAATAGACTGCGAACTTTGCCTCAAAATGCCTCCTAACCTCCTCCTTAACATCCCCCACCTCCTCCACCACCCCTCTGTCAGTAACGATACTACCTATAAAGTTACGCCTTTTTCTAGCTTTCAAGATAGAATGAAAGTACTTACTATTCAAGTCCCCTTCTTGATCCCACCTCACTCTAGATTTTTGAAACAACATATTCTCCTTCACCTTCATGTTCAGCCACATTTTACTTGATGCTTCAATCCTAACTTTGACCAAATCAATTATATCTTCCTCCTTACAACAAGCAAGTAACTTGTCGGCTTCGTTAATCCCCCTGTTGCTATCTTCAATGATCAAATCTTCCAAACACTTCGACGTTCCACTTCCTCAAACAGACCTTCAACGAACGTAACTTTTCCGTCAGCACAAAATCCCCTCTACCTACAACCTTAAACATCCTCCACTCCCCTTCATCAAACGGTAAAAAATTCTTGTCGTCAAACCAAGAGTTGTTCACCATTAACGATTTAGGACCCCAATTTTCCTTGTTAGAAACTATCCAAACTGGTCAATGATCAGAAATGCTTCTTTGCCCGATCTTCTGACCCACTAATCTCCATCTATCAATAAAAGTGTCAACCACCAAGAAACGATCCAACCTGCTCATTGAAATACTATCCCCGCTAAACCAGCTGAAACGATTACCTGAACAAGGAATGTCAATCAACATACTATCCTCAATAAGCGAAGAGAATAACCTATACTCAGAGTTTCTCTCCACATTACGGCCTTTCCTTTTGCACCCTTTCTTAGTAGCGTTGAAATCAACACCCATAAACCATTCTCCGTCAGAATAAATAGTTCTTAACTCCAATGGTTCCTTCCAAAGATCTTTCTTGCCTTTAAAGAACAAGGAGAATAAATGTTGACTATATAAAATAAACTTCCTTCCATTCCCATTTAGTACCAAGGCACCCAACTCCTCTAAAACTAAGAATAGCCGTCATTTAATCTTCCTTCCATAGAGTAATTAAAACCCCCAATCTACCTTCTGATTTTGAATAGGACCATCCAATCTTCTCCTTCTACCGCAAACTCCCTGCTAAAACACTATCAATGACCGGCAATTTTGATTCTTGGATCAAGAAATTATCATCTTTTCCTTGAATAATAATTTTACTAATACCCTTCCTGTTTAGAAACTTTAAAATATTCCTTCTTCCCCTACTGCCTCCCTCTATCCAGGCTTTCTAACTCTTCGATCTTTTTAACGAAGTCCCTCTCTTATCCATTGAAAACCACTCCAAGTTTTGAAATAACATACCGAATTTTATATCCCACGTTTGAGCCCGAACTCTCCTGAAACCTAAAATTACATTGAACCATATCTGTATCAGAGAGATAACCACCACACAAGACTGCGCCTGCAGAAAAACCAGAGGTTTCCCCAGAAATAAAGTTCCCAACTTGTGTTACTGATACCCCTTATCAGCAGACCTACCCGATTCCACCTCCTGTTCTCCCTTCTCATcaattccaaaagaagaaattgaaTCATAACTTTCTCTCAATAATCTCTTCTTGGGCCTTACATTCTTTTTGGACTTAGGCTGACAAACTTCGTAAATACTCCTAACCTTTAAATCCCTTTTGCTAATGGACACTCCCTCATTAAAATTATATTGAGATTTAAAAAACGTATCCACTGAAAAGCTTTGTACCTTTTCATTAACTTCTCGAAAAAGAAAAGTACTAGAAAGGGCCCCACCTCCTAAATTAATAACTCGCCCAGCCTCCCTA
Proteins encoded in this window:
- the LOC131624143 gene encoding uncharacterized protein LOC131624143 encodes the protein MTYAYGVPSKTILSSFITLIPKRDCPKSLDDYRLIFLVGCLYKALPKLLATRLKRVLGSIISESQSAFVPSRNLLDGVLVANEIVDYDTKENKGYLMFKVDFAKVYDRVNRGFLRFMLRRMGFGEL